In Synechococcus sp. C9, one genomic interval encodes:
- the cobD gene encoding threonine-phosphate decarboxylase CobD, whose amino-acid sequence MYQPQHGGDRLWAAQVAGCEPEAILDFSANINPLGAPAWVKDFLRQNLHLITHYPDPHYRQLRQEIGAFHHLEPAWVWVGNGAAHLLTWLGRDLATTGTVTLVTPAFGDHWRALKAFGAHIQSWRLPWAQKEINLPQSGGGLLLSNPHNPTGYLFPKDQLKALLDTWKLVVIDESFMDFLPPGREQSLISLLPEFPNLVILRSLTKFYGLAGLRLGYVLAHPEKIQQYRQWDAPWSVNGLAAALGGQLLQDQEFQQRTWEWLTVHYPPFYQGLALIPGLEPYPSAANFILVKTALPAPELQRRLLVNHRILIRDTLSYPELGAGYVRVAVRLAGENQRLLNALGSEGIAPE is encoded by the coding sequence TTGTATCAGCCACAACATGGGGGGGATCGTCTTTGGGCTGCCCAGGTAGCGGGTTGTGAGCCGGAGGCGATCCTCGATTTTTCAGCAAATATTAACCCTTTGGGTGCCCCGGCTTGGGTCAAGGATTTCCTACGCCAAAATTTACATTTAATCACCCATTATCCTGACCCGCACTATCGGCAATTGCGTCAGGAAATTGGGGCATTTCACCACCTGGAACCGGCGTGGGTTTGGGTGGGCAATGGGGCGGCGCATTTACTGACTTGGTTGGGGCGAGATTTGGCTACTACGGGAACCGTAACGTTGGTCACTCCGGCATTTGGAGACCACTGGCGGGCACTTAAAGCCTTTGGGGCGCACATCCAAAGCTGGCGTTTACCTTGGGCACAAAAGGAAATCAACTTACCGCAATCTGGGGGCGGTTTATTACTCAGTAATCCCCACAATCCTACGGGTTATTTGTTCCCCAAAGATCAATTAAAAGCCCTATTAGATACCTGGAAATTGGTGGTGATTGATGAATCGTTTATGGATTTTTTGCCCCCAGGACGGGAACAAAGTTTAATTTCCCTGTTGCCTGAGTTTCCCAATCTGGTGATTCTCCGTTCGTTGACAAAATTTTATGGTTTGGCGGGTTTGCGTTTGGGCTATGTTTTGGCACATCCTGAGAAAATTCAGCAATACCGGCAATGGGATGCCCCTTGGAGTGTAAATGGTTTGGCGGCGGCTTTGGGGGGACAATTACTTCAGGATCAAGAGTTTCAACAACGCACCTGGGAATGGTTAACCGTGCATTATCCCCCGTTTTATCAGGGGTTAGCCTTGATCCCTGGTCTGGAGCCGTACCCCAGTGCCGCCAATTTTATCCTGGTGAAAACCGCCCTGCCTGCCCCCGAATTACAGCGGCGTTTGCTGGTTAACCACCGGATTTTGATCCGCGATACCCTGAGTTATCCCGAACTGGGGGCGGGGTATGTTCGGGTGGCGGTGCGCCTGGCAGGGGAGAATCAACGGTTGCTCAACGCGTTAGGGAGCGAGGGCATAGCCCCGGAGTAA
- a CDS encoding HU family DNA-binding protein has product MNKGELVDLVAQNADLPKKMVDAVISEVFNTIIETVSSGEKVTLVGFGSFEARKRQAREGRNPRTGEPMQIPATQVPAFSAGKQFKDRVSA; this is encoded by the coding sequence ATGAACAAGGGTGAATTGGTGGATTTGGTAGCACAAAATGCCGACCTGCCGAAAAAGATGGTGGATGCCGTCATCAGTGAGGTATTTAATACCATCATTGAGACAGTTTCCAGCGGTGAAAAAGTGACTTTGGTGGGGTTTGGTTCCTTTGAAGCCCGCAAACGGCAAGCCCGGGAGGGTCGCAATCCCCGCACGGGAGAACCGATGCAGATTCCCGCCACCCAAGTCCCGGCATTTTCGGCGGGCAAACAGTTCAAAGACCGGGTATCGGCATAG